In Thalassotalea euphylliae, a single window of DNA contains:
- a CDS encoding type II toxin-antitoxin system ParD family antitoxin, whose protein sequence is MAKNTSITLGDHFDGFIANQIQSGRYGSASEVIRSALRLLETQETKLNTLRQLLAEGEESGMVDYNMDDFIAELDNEK, encoded by the coding sequence ATGGCTAAAAACACTAGTATCACACTCGGCGATCATTTTGATGGCTTTATCGCAAACCAAATTCAAAGTGGCCGCTACGGCTCTGCAAGTGAAGTTATCCGCTCTGCATTGCGCTTGCTAGAAACACAGGAAACCAAATTAAACACTTTACGTCAACTACTAGCTGAAGGTGAAGAAAGTGGTATGGTTGACTATAACATGGATGATTTTATTGCAGAGTTAGATAATGAGAAGTAA
- a CDS encoding DUF7832 domain-containing protein, with product MKYDDASWHYGGEFPEGSPEEYGATHIALIMKWCFQKGWAGEIHTEDESSNSDLQKVIANEISATDFFMRWCDSKLTDEDFNDQGNEFLKEYYGKEGALYLPDYADSFGALMYVKGESEHDFSHFSAMVERRYQEFSSNSNGKPWWRFW from the coding sequence ATGAAGTACGACGATGCAAGCTGGCACTATGGAGGTGAATTTCCTGAGGGGTCGCCAGAGGAATATGGAGCTACTCACATAGCTTTAATAATGAAGTGGTGCTTCCAAAAGGGATGGGCTGGTGAAATTCACACTGAAGATGAATCAAGTAATAGTGATCTACAAAAAGTTATTGCCAATGAGATAAGCGCAACAGATTTTTTTATGCGCTGGTGCGACAGTAAGTTAACGGATGAAGATTTCAACGATCAAGGCAATGAATTCCTTAAAGAATACTATGGAAAGGAAGGTGCGCTCTACTTACCGGATTACGCAGATTCATTTGGTGCTCTCATGTATGTTAAAGGCGAGAGTGAGCATGATTTCAGTCATTTCTCAGCCATGGTCGAGAGAAGGTATCAGGAATTTTCTAGTAATTCCAACGGTAAGCCTTGGTGGAGATTTTGGTAA
- a CDS encoding type II toxin-antitoxin system RelE/ParE family toxin, with the protein MKPFQLTAKAKSDLKDIALFTQRRWGREQRNIYIKQFDESFWLLAENPDVGKSCDEIRLGYRKFPQGSHVIFYKQVDSQHIQIIRILHKSMDVTPIFST; encoded by the coding sequence GTGAAGCCATTTCAACTTACTGCAAAAGCTAAGTCTGATTTAAAGGACATCGCTCTTTTCACACAGCGACGTTGGGGACGAGAGCAACGAAATATTTATATTAAACAATTTGATGAATCTTTCTGGCTTTTGGCAGAAAACCCTGATGTTGGTAAAAGTTGTGATGAAATTCGTTTAGGTTACCGAAAATTCCCACAAGGTAGCCATGTTATCTTTTATAAGCAGGTTGATAGTCAACACATTCAAATCATAAGGATTTTGCACAAAAGCATGGATGTGACTCCTATCTTTAGCACATAA
- a CDS encoding type II toxin-antitoxin system RelE/ParE family toxin, whose amino-acid sequence MRVYKFKMVKQLTLLGYSYEDGAVVLELLTFGSNENFYRDAKRLF is encoded by the coding sequence ATGCGCGTATATAAGTTCAAGATGGTAAAGCAATTAACTTTGCTAGGGTACAGCTACGAAGATGGTGCCGTTGTACTTGAACTTCTCACCTTTGGCTCCAACGAAAATTTCTATCGGGATGCAAAGAGACTATTTTGA